A window from Leptothermofonsia sichuanensis E412 encodes these proteins:
- a CDS encoding tetratricopeptide repeat protein, translating to MLDQVTAAFERQDYQTAAHLLKQLLKEMPHDPWVQFYTARLQEVAGKLDTAEETYRQLLRNATSSKLATQSRQGIQRIEAMRQERRQQAIAQTGQDPASNEPGFMVLEAVAGDARTIAVQNFARVMKLDAYTARMLLPSRGWRLYRSNTVGELQVYGQELREAGVPVFWASLAQLQKIQVFQVHYFQSISPRVNVVCRNQYDQVGTLTFDWAEIRQRVEGMIPVFEQVLTLGYRDRLERKEATQDYSHFCDLHLPGRRCILRLQDTQYEFHQGISVVPRQGTVDPLDRNTIRTNWNHLLELLNQQLCDQPVWTDFTAFAETASDFAIPLRRLKSHIHLLRYSESHWDTAFQLYSGMIFLRHP from the coding sequence ATGCTCGATCAAGTAACTGCTGCCTTCGAACGCCAGGACTATCAAACGGCTGCCCACCTGTTGAAACAGTTGCTCAAGGAGATGCCCCACGATCCCTGGGTGCAGTTCTACACCGCCCGTTTGCAGGAGGTGGCGGGGAAACTTGACACGGCTGAGGAAACCTACCGCCAACTGTTGCGGAATGCCACCAGCTCGAAACTGGCAACACAGTCTCGCCAGGGTATACAGCGCATAGAAGCCATGCGACAGGAGCGGCGACAACAGGCGATCGCCCAGACAGGCCAGGATCCTGCCAGTAACGAACCCGGATTCATGGTGCTGGAAGCTGTGGCAGGAGATGCCAGAACTATCGCTGTACAAAATTTTGCCCGTGTCATGAAGTTGGATGCCTACACAGCCCGGATGTTGCTACCCAGCCGGGGATGGCGACTCTACCGCAGCAACACCGTGGGTGAATTGCAGGTCTATGGCCAGGAACTTCGTGAAGCAGGAGTCCCTGTATTCTGGGCATCCCTCGCCCAACTGCAAAAAATTCAGGTGTTTCAGGTGCACTATTTTCAGTCCATTTCACCCAGGGTCAATGTCGTATGTCGTAATCAGTATGACCAGGTGGGGACGCTGACGTTTGATTGGGCAGAGATCCGTCAGCGGGTGGAAGGAATGATACCCGTATTTGAGCAGGTTCTAACCCTGGGCTATCGCGATCGCCTGGAGCGCAAGGAAGCCACCCAGGACTATAGCCACTTTTGCGATTTGCACCTGCCCGGTCGGCGTTGTATCCTGCGCTTACAGGACACCCAGTATGAATTTCACCAGGGCATTTCAGTGGTTCCCAGGCAGGGGACGGTTGATCCATTGGATCGCAATACCATTCGGACAAACTGGAACCACTTGCTGGAGCTACTCAATCAGCAATTATGTGATCAGCCCGTCTGGACAGACTTCACAGCCTTTGCCGAAACCGCATCTGATTTTGCGATTCCCTTGAGGCGACTTAAATCCCATATCCATCTTCTGCGTTATTCAGAAAGCCATTGGGATACGGCATTTCAACTCTATAGCGGCATGATATTTTTGCGGCATCCGTAA
- a CDS encoding helix-turn-helix transcriptional regulator, whose product MNTSNNSETFIQAVLEGFVDGILVLTDEQEVMYANTIAHAICTQLDKEQTDRLPRELQQVCQILVESKDLYGDRPLMIESDICTGETTLRIWAQWLKLQATQSACILLRLQDQNQATQGLAIAEAQKWNLTPRETEIWLLRRAGYKRREIATELYIAEDTVKKHLRNIQFKRQSVQDEEDWQSSQAS is encoded by the coding sequence ATGAACACTTCAAACAATTCCGAAACCTTTATTCAAGCTGTTTTAGAAGGTTTTGTAGATGGCATTTTGGTGTTAACGGATGAGCAGGAAGTCATGTATGCGAATACGATCGCGCACGCCATCTGTACCCAATTGGACAAAGAGCAGACAGATCGACTCCCCAGAGAACTTCAGCAGGTTTGTCAGATCCTTGTTGAAAGTAAAGATCTGTACGGCGATCGCCCGCTGATGATCGAATCAGATATTTGTACTGGAGAAACAACCCTTCGCATTTGGGCACAATGGCTAAAACTACAGGCCACTCAATCTGCCTGTATTCTGCTGCGACTACAGGATCAGAATCAGGCCACTCAAGGATTGGCAATCGCGGAAGCACAAAAATGGAACCTGACCCCCCGCGAAACGGAAATCTGGCTTCTGCGACGAGCAGGATACAAACGCAGAGAGATCGCAACCGAGCTTTATATCGCGGAAGACACAGTTAAAAAACACCTGAGAAATATTCAGTTCAAGCGTCAGTCTGTGCAGGATGAGGAGGACTGGCAATCGAGTCAGGCATCTTAG
- a CDS encoding FAD binding domain-containing protein: protein MDLHTIETYLRPSNLESVPNWKPGWAWLAGGTWLFSEPQPALNTLVDLEPLNWSEIEIEQDCVAIGATCTFAQLLSYPWQPEWLAAKAFQGAVSALAASFKVTHLATIGGNLCLALAVGVMAPLMVLLDATYEIWSPNGGSRSIAARDFQLGVQKTALHPGEVLRRVLIPKASLHWRTSVQRFGIAATDPALSLVMVARLPETGAIRISLGACVPAPHLLVFEDLPAPQQVAEMGRSLPWLQDARASATYRQHITEILITRALQELTPVS from the coding sequence ATGGATCTCCACACGATTGAAACCTATCTGCGCCCATCTAATCTGGAATCTGTCCCCAATTGGAAACCAGGATGGGCATGGCTGGCTGGAGGGACGTGGTTATTTTCGGAACCACAGCCTGCCCTGAATACGCTGGTTGATCTGGAACCACTGAACTGGTCAGAGATCGAGATTGAGCAAGACTGTGTGGCGATCGGGGCGACCTGTACCTTTGCCCAACTGCTGAGTTACCCGTGGCAACCTGAGTGGCTGGCAGCAAAGGCGTTTCAGGGAGCGGTTTCTGCCCTGGCCGCTTCGTTTAAGGTGACCCATCTGGCGACGATTGGGGGTAACCTGTGTCTTGCTCTGGCCGTGGGGGTAATGGCTCCCCTGATGGTGTTACTGGATGCAACTTACGAAATCTGGAGTCCAAATGGAGGTTCCCGGTCGATCGCTGCCAGGGATTTTCAATTGGGCGTTCAGAAAACTGCTTTACATCCAGGGGAGGTTTTGCGTCGTGTGTTGATTCCCAAAGCTTCACTGCACTGGCGTACCAGTGTCCAGCGGTTTGGGATTGCGGCCACCGATCCAGCCCTTTCCCTGGTAATGGTTGCCCGCCTGCCAGAAACAGGTGCCATCCGTATCAGTCTGGGAGCCTGTGTTCCAGCGCCCCACCTGCTGGTGTTTGAGGATCTGCCTGCGCCACAGCAGGTGGCTGAAATGGGGCGATCGCTCCCCTGGCTTCAAGACGCACGGGCAAGCGCCACTTACCGCCAGCATATTACAGAAATATTGATAACACGGGCACTCCAGGAATTAACTCCCGTTTCCTGA
- a CDS encoding ABC transporter ATP-binding protein, whose amino-acid sequence MAQVVLENIYKSFQKRTGDRNQGGGVDSSSSSSAQPLAVLRAINLTIQDGEFMVLVGPSGCGKSTLLRLIAGLEELTGGNIYVGDRLVNHLPPKERDIAMVFQNYALYPHMTVYDNLAFGLRRTMKPGSQESETRAPGSHGTSSSLPLWAENLLVASTRKLPKGLRYRSERERAIDQRVRQVAQVLQIEPFLNRLPKQLSGGQKQRVALGRAMARYPQVFLMDEPLSNLDAKLRAETRSQIVKLQRRLGTTTIYVTHDQTEAMTMGDRIAVMNAGQIQQIASPLELYNRPANRFVAEFIGSPPMNFLPVQFKAPLLITHPQFRLTLPTSWAESLQPYDGRALILGIRPEHLSISAPAPKNLPVQVELVEALGSETYLSVRLVGSGLDSHALQARIESDRSVQMGEQLWLSLAPDRLHLFDSETGQALGRGGG is encoded by the coding sequence GTGGCACAGGTTGTCTTAGAAAACATTTACAAAAGCTTTCAAAAGAGAACAGGGGACAGGAATCAGGGGGGAGGGGTAGATTCTTCATCCTCCTCTTCAGCCCAGCCTCTGGCAGTCCTGCGTGCCATCAATCTCACCATTCAGGATGGCGAGTTTATGGTGCTGGTGGGTCCGTCTGGTTGTGGTAAAAGCACGCTGTTGCGTTTGATTGCTGGATTAGAAGAGTTGACAGGCGGCAACATTTATGTGGGCGATCGCCTGGTCAATCACCTTCCCCCAAAGGAACGCGACATTGCCATGGTGTTTCAAAATTATGCCCTTTACCCCCATATGACGGTGTACGACAACCTGGCATTTGGTTTGAGAAGAACCATGAAGCCAGGAAGCCAGGAGTCAGAAACCAGAGCACCGGGGAGCCATGGGACGAGTTCATCCCTTCCTCTATGGGCAGAAAATCTTTTGGTTGCTTCAACTCGGAAATTGCCTAAGGGACTGCGTTATCGCTCAGAACGGGAAAGGGCGATCGATCAACGGGTACGGCAGGTCGCTCAGGTACTTCAAATTGAACCCTTTCTGAATCGGCTACCGAAGCAGCTTTCGGGCGGACAAAAGCAGCGGGTCGCCCTTGGACGGGCAATGGCGCGCTACCCGCAGGTATTTTTGATGGATGAACCTCTATCAAATCTGGATGCCAAACTACGGGCAGAGACGCGATCGCAAATTGTAAAACTTCAGCGGCGGTTGGGGACGACCACAATCTACGTTACCCATGACCAGACAGAGGCCATGACCATGGGCGATCGAATTGCTGTCATGAACGCTGGCCAAATTCAGCAAATTGCTTCTCCTTTGGAGTTATATAACCGTCCAGCCAACCGGTTTGTCGCAGAGTTTATTGGTTCTCCACCGATGAATTTTCTACCTGTCCAGTTCAAAGCCCCACTGCTGATCACCCATCCCCAGTTTCGTCTAACCCTACCCACCAGCTGGGCTGAATCCCTCCAGCCATACGATGGACGAGCACTCATCCTGGGCATTCGCCCAGAGCATCTCAGTATCAGCGCTCCCGCTCCTAAAAATCTGCCAGTTCAAGTCGAACTGGTGGAAGCCTTAGGAAGTGAAACCTATCTGTCTGTTCGTCTGGTTGGCTCTGGACTGGACAGTCATGCCTTGCAGGCGCGGATTGAGAGCGATCGCTCTGTTCAAATGGGAGAACAACTCTGGCTTTCCCTGGCACCGGACAGGCTTCATTTATTTGATAGCGAAACCGGGCAGGCGTTAGGTCGGGGTGGGGGGTGA
- the sir gene encoding sulfite reductase, ferredoxin dependent, which produces MVNTQTPPLVRKPSKVEVLKDRSNFLREPVASELLVDTTHFSEDAIQILKFHGSYQQDNRDNRVKGQEKDYQFMLRTRSPGGFIPPQLYLTLDRLSDEYGNHTIRATTRQGFQLHGILKKNLKGAISAIVHSMGSTLGACGDLNRNVMAPPAPYKNRPEYQYAWEYANNIADLLTPQTGAYYEIWLDGEKAISAEENPEVVAARQRNGNGTIFHDQEEPIYGAHYMPRKFKCCVTVPGDNSVDLFSQDVCLVVMTDGQAELQGFNVFAGGGLGRTHNKEETFPRLADPIGYVDKADVYDLMKAIVATQRDYGDRTNRRHARMKYLVEDWGVERFRDKVESYFGKPIQPLQPMPEFQYLDFLGWHEQGDGNLFVGISVENGRIKDEGSFQLKTALKEIVQTYNLPMRLTPSQNIILYEIAPAHQPEIQAILNRCGIQREDEIDPLERYAMACPALPTCGLATTESERALPGILERIRAVLTKVGLPQEHFITRMTGCPNGCARPYLAELGFVGNGPGLYQVWLGAAPNQTRLAKPYLEKMHVDDLETTLEPIFVYFRQWRQANESFGDFCDRVGLDAIHQYVASYDPGSVSTPGGSSTSNGNSVTPPQKTTRVRRRVTVQEATYTRLQEAAAQTGKPISHLANEAIEEFLRRMKDES; this is translated from the coding sequence ATGGTTAACACTCAAACACCTCCTCTTGTTCGTAAGCCTTCAAAAGTTGAAGTGCTTAAAGACCGCAGCAATTTTTTACGTGAGCCAGTTGCCTCTGAACTGCTGGTAGACACGACCCACTTTTCAGAAGATGCGATTCAAATTCTCAAGTTTCATGGCTCCTATCAGCAGGACAATCGGGACAATCGGGTCAAAGGACAGGAGAAAGATTATCAGTTCATGCTGCGCACCCGCAGTCCCGGTGGGTTTATTCCGCCACAACTCTACCTGACCCTAGATCGCCTGTCAGATGAGTATGGAAACCACACGATCCGGGCAACTACGCGCCAGGGATTTCAACTCCACGGCATCCTGAAAAAGAACCTGAAAGGGGCGATCTCCGCCATTGTGCACAGCATGGGATCCACATTGGGTGCCTGCGGAGATCTGAACCGCAACGTCATGGCTCCCCCGGCTCCCTACAAAAATCGCCCGGAGTACCAGTACGCCTGGGAATATGCGAACAACATCGCAGATTTACTGACACCCCAGACCGGCGCATATTACGAGATCTGGCTGGATGGGGAAAAGGCAATTTCGGCGGAGGAAAATCCGGAGGTGGTGGCTGCCCGCCAGCGGAATGGGAACGGTACCATTTTCCATGACCAGGAAGAGCCGATCTACGGTGCCCACTATATGCCGCGCAAGTTCAAGTGCTGCGTCACGGTTCCTGGGGATAACTCGGTCGATCTGTTCTCTCAGGATGTTTGTCTGGTGGTGATGACAGACGGACAGGCTGAGCTGCAAGGCTTTAATGTGTTTGCTGGCGGCGGGCTAGGGCGCACCCACAATAAGGAAGAAACCTTTCCCCGGTTGGCAGACCCGATCGGCTATGTCGATAAAGCCGATGTCTATGACTTGATGAAAGCGATTGTGGCCACTCAACGGGACTATGGCGATCGCACCAATCGCCGCCATGCCCGTATGAAATATCTGGTCGAAGACTGGGGGGTAGAGCGCTTCCGGGACAAGGTTGAAAGTTACTTTGGCAAACCAATTCAACCCCTTCAACCGATGCCAGAGTTTCAATATCTGGACTTCCTGGGCTGGCATGAACAGGGGGATGGCAACCTGTTTGTGGGCATCTCAGTTGAAAACGGACGGATTAAGGATGAAGGCAGTTTCCAGCTCAAGACGGCCTTAAAAGAAATTGTCCAGACATATAACCTGCCAATGCGGCTCACCCCCAGCCAGAACATCATTCTTTACGAAATTGCTCCGGCGCACCAACCCGAAATCCAGGCTATTCTCAACCGCTGTGGTATTCAGCGCGAAGATGAAATAGACCCCCTGGAGCGCTACGCGATGGCCTGCCCTGCCTTACCCACCTGCGGTCTGGCAACCACCGAGTCTGAGCGCGCCCTGCCCGGCATTCTGGAACGCATCCGGGCTGTCCTGACAAAAGTGGGGTTACCCCAGGAACATTTCATCACGCGCATGACTGGCTGCCCCAATGGCTGCGCCCGTCCCTACCTGGCAGAATTGGGGTTTGTAGGCAATGGTCCCGGTCTTTATCAGGTCTGGCTCGGAGCTGCCCCAAACCAGACCCGGCTGGCAAAACCCTATCTGGAAAAGATGCACGTCGATGACCTGGAAACCACGCTGGAGCCAATTTTTGTCTACTTCAGGCAGTGGCGGCAGGCAAATGAGAGCTTCGGTGATTTCTGCGATCGCGTTGGCCTGGATGCCATCCATCAGTATGTTGCCAGCTACGACCCTGGTAGTGTTTCTACCCCTGGGGGCAGTTCCACCTCGAACGGCAACAGCGTCACCCCCCCCCAAAAAACCACCCGAGTACGCCGCCGCGTGACTGTGCAGGAAGCAACCTACACACGCCTTCAAGAAGCTGCCGCCCAGACAGGCAAACCCATTAGCCATCTGGCGAATGAGGCGATCGAGGAGTTTCTTAGAAGGATGAAGGATGAAAGCTGA
- a CDS encoding molybdopterin-dependent oxidoreductase, which translates to MHPINLKVNNQPFTGQCSPGTSLLTLLRDIGWAGVHRVCQTGDCGACTVWLEGTPVHSCLYPAVRAEGHLITTIEGLAADGQFSPMQQAFLEKQGFQCGFCTPGMIMSAEKVTFESEGELRLAMRGNLCRCTGYQAVVDSILLGKEMEARQLEGVGNAPPPNNQPQANHSLPQIGQSIPKQDGPEIVTGKPVYTSDWEPAGLLHMKVLRSPHPHARIRHINPEKAKNLPGVHLILTHQDVPRRAYTTAGHAAPVPDPLDHYVLDYKVRFIGDRVAAVVADSVAIAEKACQLIEVDYEILPHVVDPLEAMGREQPGSGQQAASSGSGEQAMTPPLAAPILHDEPESSQIPDASRNIAGYVAMESGDLVQGFAEADRVLEKTYRLPALQHTHLEPHVCTSWLDEEGTLVVRSSTQVPFHCQRVLSELYDLPLEKVRVYKAKIGGGFGNKQEILCEDLCALATLRTGRPVQWEFTRQEEFTCTNSRHAMIIRLKLGVRNDGTLTAMDMEAIANTGAYGNHGCVVIFLTGNESIGMYRCAHKRFLGYAVYTNTMPAGAFRGYGATQGIFAMETLLDEIAAQLELDPIEVQQKNVIRPGDVIAIGHGEDHFNLIGGYALDECFAKVLQAMDYTPGQPPVVNGPRRRGMGFAVSMQGSGLAKVHTACVHLSLKPDGRLWMRTGSVDVGTGSDTTLRQIAAHVLGVTVSDIDITTADTHTTPFDAGSYASATLYISGQASKLAAEKLRSQLLELAATRLETEPGNVILAGGTFEANGNVLTFQDLAATPHPLLSAESEYFADESTLTFAVQGVEVEVDTETGKVSVLRSVQAIDLGKAINPRICLGQATGGSAMGIGYALMEELLFDPQGKILNPAFRTYRIPTAADVPPMEVFLIESQDPHGPFGAKGVGEITTNCMAPAIANAIAHATGARLTQLPMTPERVWQAIRGGVADFGYELGVV; encoded by the coding sequence ATGCATCCCATTAATCTCAAAGTCAACAACCAGCCTTTTACCGGACAGTGTTCGCCTGGGACTAGCCTGCTCACTCTGTTACGCGATATAGGATGGGCAGGCGTCCATCGGGTTTGCCAGACGGGGGACTGTGGAGCCTGTACCGTCTGGTTAGAGGGCACTCCGGTGCATAGCTGCCTGTATCCGGCGGTACGAGCGGAAGGACACCTGATCACCACGATTGAAGGGCTGGCAGCAGACGGACAGTTCTCCCCGATGCAGCAGGCTTTCCTGGAAAAGCAAGGCTTTCAATGCGGGTTTTGTACCCCTGGCATGATCATGAGTGCCGAAAAAGTGACGTTTGAATCTGAAGGTGAACTGCGGCTGGCAATGCGAGGAAACCTTTGCCGCTGCACGGGATACCAGGCAGTGGTTGACAGTATTCTGCTGGGCAAGGAGATGGAAGCCAGGCAACTGGAAGGAGTGGGCAATGCTCCCCCCCCGAACAACCAACCCCAGGCTAACCACTCCCTGCCCCAGATTGGACAGAGCATTCCCAAGCAGGATGGTCCTGAAATTGTCACCGGGAAGCCAGTGTATACCTCGGATTGGGAACCCGCCGGACTGTTGCACATGAAAGTGTTGCGATCGCCCCATCCCCACGCACGGATCCGTCACATCAATCCCGAAAAGGCAAAAAATCTGCCTGGTGTTCATCTGATTTTGACCCATCAGGATGTTCCCCGGCGGGCTTATACTACGGCAGGTCATGCTGCCCCGGTGCCCGACCCGCTGGATCACTATGTTCTGGACTACAAGGTGCGCTTTATTGGCGATCGGGTGGCGGCTGTGGTTGCCGATTCAGTCGCGATCGCAGAAAAAGCCTGTCAGTTAATCGAAGTAGACTACGAAATTCTGCCCCATGTGGTGGATCCGTTAGAGGCAATGGGGCGGGAGCAGCCGGGCAGCGGGCAGCAGGCAGCGAGCAGCGGGTCCGGGGAGCAGGCAATGACACCACCGCTTGCTGCGCCCATCCTGCACGACGAACCTGAATCCAGCCAAATTCCTGATGCCAGCCGGAATATTGCCGGCTATGTGGCAATGGAGTCCGGCGATCTGGTGCAGGGATTTGCCGAAGCAGATCGGGTGCTGGAGAAAACTTACCGTCTGCCCGCCTTACAGCACACCCATCTGGAGCCTCATGTGTGCACCAGTTGGCTGGATGAGGAGGGAACACTGGTGGTGCGTTCCAGCACCCAGGTGCCGTTTCATTGCCAGCGAGTGCTGTCGGAACTGTATGACCTGCCGCTGGAGAAAGTGCGGGTCTATAAAGCCAAAATTGGGGGTGGCTTTGGCAATAAGCAAGAGATTCTCTGTGAAGACCTGTGCGCTCTGGCAACGCTACGAACAGGACGACCTGTGCAGTGGGAATTTACCCGCCAGGAGGAGTTTACCTGCACCAACAGCCGCCACGCGATGATCATTCGCCTGAAGCTTGGTGTCAGGAATGATGGAACCCTGACAGCGATGGATATGGAAGCGATCGCAAACACGGGTGCCTATGGCAATCATGGCTGTGTTGTCATCTTCCTGACTGGCAATGAATCCATTGGGATGTACCGCTGCGCCCATAAGCGCTTTTTGGGATACGCTGTCTATACCAACACGATGCCTGCCGGCGCGTTTCGCGGATACGGGGCCACCCAGGGCATTTTTGCGATGGAAACCCTGCTGGACGAAATTGCTGCCCAGTTAGAACTGGACCCGATTGAGGTGCAACAGAAGAATGTGATTCGTCCCGGTGATGTGATCGCGATCGGGCATGGAGAAGACCACTTTAACCTGATTGGGGGCTACGCACTGGATGAATGTTTTGCCAAAGTACTCCAGGCAATGGATTACACCCCCGGTCAGCCCCCGGTTGTAAATGGTCCGCGGCGGCGGGGGATGGGGTTTGCTGTATCGATGCAGGGCAGCGGTCTGGCAAAAGTTCACACAGCCTGTGTCCATCTTTCCCTCAAGCCAGATGGTCGATTGTGGATGCGAACTGGCTCAGTCGATGTGGGGACTGGCTCTGACACTACCCTGCGTCAGATTGCGGCCCATGTTCTGGGGGTGACTGTGAGCGATATTGACATCACAACCGCAGACACCCATACAACCCCCTTTGATGCCGGTTCCTATGCCTCAGCCACCCTATACATTTCTGGTCAGGCATCGAAACTGGCCGCCGAAAAGCTCCGTTCCCAATTGTTAGAACTGGCCGCTACCCGATTAGAAACTGAGCCAGGAAATGTGATACTTGCTGGTGGCACCTTTGAGGCAAACGGCAACGTCCTCACTTTCCAGGACCTGGCCGCTACCCCCCATCCCCTCCTCTCCGCTGAATCCGAATACTTTGCCGATGAATCGACGCTGACCTTTGCCGTACAGGGGGTAGAAGTGGAGGTGGACACGGAAACCGGGAAAGTCTCGGTTCTGCGCTCGGTGCAGGCGATCGATCTGGGGAAAGCCATCAACCCCCGTATTTGTCTGGGACAGGCAACGGGCGGTAGCGCCATGGGGATTGGTTATGCCCTGATGGAAGAGCTACTGTTTGATCCACAGGGTAAAATCCTTAATCCTGCCTTCCGCACCTATCGCATTCCCACAGCCGCTGATGTCCCGCCCATGGAGGTATTTTTGATCGAATCCCAGGATCCCCACGGTCCATTTGGGGCCAAAGGCGTGGGTGAGATTACCACAAACTGTATGGCTCCAGCGATCGCCAATGCGATCGCCCATGCCACAGGTGCCCGCCTGACCCAACTACCCATGACACCCGAACGGGTTTGGCAGGCAATCCGGGGGGGCGTTGCTGATTTTGGGTATGAGTTGGGCGTTGTATGA
- a CDS encoding 16S rRNA (uracil(1498)-N(3))-methyltransferase: MPQLQRIVVAPQQIQGQQIRLNPEQIHYLLRVLRLKVGDRFVAMDGQGHSWLAILIETAASAPIRAEVLEPLISHTELPVMTTLVMALPRGTGFDEVVRQVTELGVSTIAPVISDRTLLHPGPQKLERWRRIAQEAAEQSERQMVPTILEPTPLVKYLKTSHTPALKYICITRQSAPHLLTCLHPLPVPPHPIQIAIGPEGGWTAGEIEQAIATGYQPVSLGSRILRAVTAPIVALSLVAALYETGDDRVVEN, from the coding sequence ATGCCCCAGTTGCAGCGGATTGTGGTTGCCCCTCAACAAATTCAGGGTCAGCAAATTCGTTTGAACCCGGAGCAGATACATTATCTGTTGCGGGTTTTGCGCTTGAAGGTAGGCGATCGCTTCGTGGCCATGGACGGACAGGGGCACTCCTGGCTGGCAATCCTGATCGAAACCGCCGCTTCGGCTCCAATCCGGGCAGAGGTTCTGGAACCCCTGATCAGCCACACAGAATTGCCTGTGATGACTACCCTGGTCATGGCACTGCCCAGGGGTACAGGTTTTGATGAAGTCGTGCGCCAGGTTACCGAACTGGGTGTCTCAACGATTGCTCCTGTCATCAGCGATCGCACCCTGCTTCACCCCGGTCCTCAAAAGCTGGAACGCTGGCGGCGGATTGCCCAGGAAGCCGCCGAACAGTCCGAACGCCAGATGGTTCCTACCATCCTGGAACCAACCCCCCTGGTCAAATACCTGAAAACTAGCCATACTCCCGCCCTCAAATACATCTGTATTACACGCCAGTCAGCCCCCCACCTGCTGACTTGCCTCCACCCATTACCCGTTCCCCCCCACCCAATTCAAATCGCCATTGGTCCGGAGGGGGGGTGGACAGCAGGCGAAATCGAACAGGCGATCGCCACTGGCTATCAACCCGTCTCCCTTGGTTCCCGTATTCTGCGGGCAGTCACCGCACCCATCGTTGCCCTTTCTTTAGTAGCAGCCCTGTATGAAACAGGGGATGATAGGGTAGTTGAAAATTGA
- a CDS encoding aminotransferase class V-fold PLP-dependent enzyme: protein MNISTLERHRQQFPGLRDKAYFNYGGQGPMPEAAIAAILQSYQQIQALGPFSNKAYAWVIEQMEALRREIATELGTSPEFMTLTENVSMGCNIALWGINWQPGDHLLLTDCEHHSVIATGQEIQRRFGIEVSTCPLRATLNQGSPVEAIARHLKPNTRLVALSHILWNTGQVLPLGEIVSVCHRHPGRYPIRVLVDAAQSVGVMPLCLDELQADFYAFTGHKWWCGPEGLGGLYIRPEVRDELHPTFIGWRGITTDGTGYPTGWKLDGRRYEVATSAFPLLAGLRAAIALHCQWGTPQERYQRIQMLSHYLWEQLVNVPQISCLRQFPPEAGLVSFQLMNKSHKQLVQWLENQNVMVRMILSPDCVRACVHYFTLESEIDQLVSCLRSLVAVVQ from the coding sequence ATGAATATCTCTACCCTTGAACGCCATCGTCAACAGTTTCCAGGATTGCGGGATAAGGCGTATTTCAACTATGGTGGGCAGGGACCCATGCCGGAAGCTGCGATCGCTGCTATTCTTCAGTCCTATCAGCAGATTCAGGCGTTGGGGCCGTTTTCAAACAAAGCCTATGCCTGGGTGATAGAGCAGATGGAGGCATTAAGAAGGGAGATTGCCACTGAACTGGGGACTTCACCGGAATTCATGACCCTGACAGAGAATGTCTCGATGGGTTGCAACATTGCCCTCTGGGGAATTAACTGGCAGCCCGGCGATCATCTGTTGCTGACTGATTGCGAACATCACAGTGTCATAGCCACCGGGCAAGAAATTCAACGCCGGTTTGGGATTGAGGTTTCAACCTGCCCCCTCAGGGCAACCCTGAACCAAGGCAGTCCAGTGGAGGCGATCGCCCGGCACCTGAAACCCAATACCCGTCTGGTTGCCCTCAGCCACATCCTGTGGAATACCGGACAGGTGTTGCCTTTGGGTGAGATTGTGTCCGTCTGCCATCGCCATCCCGGTCGTTATCCCATCCGAGTTCTGGTTGATGCTGCCCAGTCTGTCGGGGTGATGCCCCTTTGTCTGGATGAATTGCAGGCAGATTTTTACGCTTTCACGGGGCACAAGTGGTGGTGTGGTCCAGAGGGGTTAGGCGGGCTATATATCCGACCAGAGGTGCGGGATGAACTCCATCCAACCTTTATCGGGTGGCGCGGTATCACGACGGATGGAACTGGCTATCCAACTGGATGGAAATTGGATGGGCGGCGATATGAGGTTGCAACGTCTGCCTTTCCTTTATTAGCAGGACTGCGGGCCGCGATCGCACTGCATTGCCAGTGGGGCACTCCTCAGGAACGATACCAGCGCATTCAAATGCTGAGTCATTATCTCTGGGAACAACTGGTCAATGTGCCTCAGATTTCCTGTCTGCGTCAATTTCCCCCGGAAGCAGGACTGGTTTCCTTTCAGTTAATGAACAAGTCTCACAAGCAACTGGTGCAATGGTTAGAAAATCAAAATGTGATGGTTCGCATGATTTTAAGCCCTGATTGTGTTCGTGCCTGCGTTCACTATTTCACACTGGAATCTGAAATTGACCAGTTAGTTAGCTGCCTCCGTTCTCTGGTTGCGGTAGTACAGTGA